A section of the Enterobacter sp. C2 genome encodes:
- a CDS encoding PhoX family phosphatase → MSRPLKSLFKKEHSEEISNRSANPVFSDVANVFLSRRRLLQMGVVAGAAVSFPLLVKPESAFAAVGRPSALAKAVSLGFTSIPVSSEDTVIVPEGYIARPFYRWGEPVGLKDAMPAFKTDGSNTTDEQAAQAGMHHDGMAWFSLPQGGDSSDHGLLAMNHEYIDNGMLFKDGDANWDLNKARKGQNAMGISVIEVQKRGEGWQVVRPSSFARRITVNTPMQLTGPARHQPLMKTAADPQGEQVLGTMQNCANGHTPWGTYLTCEENWSDIFVKKADRNALEKRYGIGDKDDSYRWNEVDERFSVDKTPNEPNRFGWVVEIDPYDPSSTPRKHTALGRFKHEGAMVTLAADNRVVVYMGDDQKFEYIYKFVSDKKYDPANRQSSMDLLTSGTLYVAKFNEDGSGSWLPLVFGENGLDQSHGFESQGDMLIKTRLAADVVGATKMDRPEWITVDPNTPGSVYCTLTNNSDRGKEGKAPVDAANPRANNQFGHIMHWLEENNDPASGRFKWDILVMAGRTDGNDAQAKGSMQGAAFGSPDGLSFDHRGVLWIQTDVSSSTINQKAYADMGNNQMVATIPGTNEYRRFLTGPRGCEITGIAFTPDNRTLFINIQHPGEVGDGITDPANPRAVSNWPDADPTGRPRSSTVVIVKADGGLIGS, encoded by the coding sequence GTGAGCAGACCGTTAAAATCCCTATTCAAAAAAGAACATAGCGAAGAGATCAGTAACCGGAGCGCCAACCCGGTATTTTCAGACGTTGCAAACGTCTTTCTCTCCCGCCGCCGCCTGTTGCAGATGGGCGTGGTCGCGGGCGCGGCGGTCTCCTTCCCGCTGCTGGTCAAACCCGAGTCGGCCTTTGCCGCCGTTGGCCGCCCTTCCGCACTGGCTAAGGCGGTCTCGCTGGGGTTCACCAGCATCCCCGTCTCTTCTGAAGATACGGTGATTGTGCCAGAAGGTTATATCGCACGGCCGTTCTATCGCTGGGGTGAACCGGTGGGTCTGAAGGATGCGATGCCCGCGTTCAAGACCGACGGCAGCAACACCACCGACGAGCAGGCGGCCCAGGCGGGCATGCACCATGACGGCATGGCGTGGTTTAGCCTGCCGCAGGGCGGAGACAGTTCCGATCATGGCCTGCTGGCGATGAACCATGAGTACATTGATAACGGGATGCTGTTCAAGGATGGCGACGCTAACTGGGATCTCAACAAAGCCCGTAAGGGGCAGAACGCGATGGGCATCTCGGTTATCGAAGTGCAGAAGCGCGGCGAAGGCTGGCAGGTGGTGCGCCCCTCCTCATTCGCCCGCCGCATCACCGTTAACACTCCAATGCAGCTCACCGGTCCGGCGCGCCATCAACCGCTGATGAAAACCGCCGCCGATCCGCAGGGGGAGCAGGTGCTGGGCACCATGCAGAACTGCGCCAACGGCCACACGCCTTGGGGAACCTACCTCACCTGCGAAGAGAACTGGTCCGATATTTTTGTGAAGAAGGCGGATCGCAACGCGCTGGAGAAGCGCTACGGCATCGGCGACAAAGATGACTCTTACCGCTGGAACGAGGTGGACGAGCGCTTCAGCGTGGATAAAACCCCGAACGAGCCGAACCGCTTTGGCTGGGTAGTGGAGATCGACCCTTACGATCCGTCCTCCACACCGCGCAAGCATACGGCGCTGGGCCGCTTCAAGCACGAAGGGGCAATGGTCACCCTCGCCGCAGACAACCGCGTGGTGGTCTACATGGGCGATGACCAGAAGTTTGAGTACATCTACAAGTTTGTCTCGGACAAAAAGTACGATCCGGCTAACCGCCAATCCAGCATGGATCTGCTCACCTCCGGCACGCTCTATGTGGCGAAATTTAACGAGGACGGTAGCGGCAGCTGGCTCCCACTGGTCTTTGGCGAGAACGGTCTCGATCAGAGCCACGGCTTCGAAAGCCAGGGCGATATGTTGATCAAAACCCGTCTTGCAGCGGACGTTGTGGGCGCGACCAAAATGGACCGCCCCGAGTGGATCACCGTCGATCCGAACACCCCCGGCAGCGTCTACTGCACCCTGACCAACAACAGCGATCGCGGTAAAGAGGGCAAGGCCCCGGTCGATGCAGCCAACCCGCGCGCTAATAACCAATTTGGTCACATCATGCACTGGCTGGAAGAGAACAACGATCCGGCGTCAGGGCGTTTTAAGTGGGATATTCTGGTGATGGCAGGCCGCACCGACGGCAACGATGCGCAGGCCAAAGGCTCCATGCAGGGAGCCGCGTTTGGCAGCCCAGATGGTCTCTCTTTCGACCATCGTGGCGTGCTGTGGATCCAGACCGACGTCTCCTCCAGCACCATCAACCAGAAAGCCTACGCTGATATGGGTAACAATCAGATGGTGGCTACCATTCCGGGCACCAACGAGTATCGTCGCTTCCTCACCGGGCCGCGCGGCTGCGAGATCACCGGCATCGCCTTTACGCCGGATAACCGGACGCTGTTTATTAACATTCAGCACCCTGGCGAAGTAGGCGACGGTATTACCGACCCGGCGAATCCGCGCGCAGTGTCAAACTGGCCGGATGCTGACCCCACCGGTCGCCCGCGCTCATCAACGGTGGTCATTGTGAAGGCCGACGGCGGGCTGATAGGAAGCTAA
- a CDS encoding metallophosphoesterase: MFFIWTLIPALYVIARFILPLSLPMWVRAGLALVLLVAGEFHLLGKLFFGSMFSPEWPEPVMIAQGWLFGSIVMFAGLLLVRDVVGLLLKWLLRKRLPQTSSGVALMVVALVLSGIGVKQAIEIPAVRTVEVNFPDLPPAFEGFKIVQLTDIHASRLLPRAWVEQVVAKANRLNPDLVVLTGDMSDGTVERRFKDVEPLARLQAKSGLYAITGNHEYYFDYVGWMKIYRQLKIPFLQNSHVRITRGDESIVLAGVNDEAAQRVEETGPDLEQALKGVRPDDSIILLDHRPGSAHDNARHNVKLQLSGHTHGGMIRGLDLLVSPANNGFVSGRYQVGNMTLYVSNGTGLWNGFPLRLGHPSEITELILHRSAAR; the protein is encoded by the coding sequence ATGTTTTTTATCTGGACGCTGATACCCGCTCTGTACGTGATAGCGCGGTTTATTCTGCCGCTGTCGCTGCCGATGTGGGTACGCGCAGGATTGGCGCTGGTGCTGCTGGTGGCGGGCGAATTTCACCTGCTGGGCAAGCTATTCTTCGGCAGTATGTTCTCCCCTGAATGGCCTGAGCCGGTGATGATCGCCCAGGGCTGGCTGTTTGGTTCTATTGTGATGTTTGCCGGGCTGCTGCTGGTGCGCGACGTCGTCGGCCTGCTACTGAAGTGGCTGCTGCGTAAGCGTCTGCCGCAAACCTCATCCGGCGTAGCGCTGATGGTGGTTGCGCTGGTGTTGTCGGGCATCGGCGTGAAACAGGCGATTGAGATCCCGGCGGTACGCACCGTCGAGGTAAATTTTCCCGATCTGCCCCCCGCCTTTGAAGGTTTTAAAATTGTCCAGCTGACGGATATCCACGCCAGCCGCCTGCTGCCGAGGGCATGGGTAGAGCAGGTAGTGGCGAAAGCTAACCGGCTCAATCCTGACCTGGTGGTGCTGACCGGGGATATGTCCGACGGCACGGTGGAGCGCCGCTTTAAGGATGTCGAGCCGCTCGCCCGGCTACAGGCCAAAAGCGGTCTCTATGCCATTACCGGCAACCATGAGTACTACTTTGACTATGTCGGGTGGATGAAGATTTACCGGCAGCTGAAGATCCCTTTTCTGCAAAACAGCCACGTGCGCATTACGCGCGGCGATGAATCTATCGTGCTAGCGGGCGTCAACGACGAAGCAGCCCAGCGCGTTGAGGAGACTGGCCCAGACCTTGAGCAGGCACTAAAGGGCGTTCGTCCCGATGACAGCATTATCCTGCTCGATCATCGTCCGGGTTCGGCCCACGACAACGCCAGGCACAACGTGAAGCTACAGCTCTCCGGCCACACACACGGCGGGATGATCCGCGGGCTGGATCTGCTTGTCAGTCCGGCAAACAACGGCTTTGTCTCCGGGCGCTATCAGGTAGGGAATATGACGCTCTATGTCAGCAACGGCACAGGCCTGTGGAACGGCTTCCCGCTGCGGCTGGGTCACCCGTCGGAGATCACCGAGCTGATCCTGCATCGCAGCGCGGCTCGATGA
- a CDS encoding alpha/beta hydrolase, whose product MPKKISRCVLAALLFSGTAAAAEYGEHLEGFSYPWELKKFDFQSQKQPLSMGYMDLQADKPNGHTVVLLHGKNFCAATWEETIRVLHDAGYRVVAPDQIGFCTSTKPASYQYSFQQLARNTHQLLDSLGIKKATVIGHSTGGMLATRYALMYPQQTEKLVMVNPIGLEDWKAKGVPYRSVDEWYQRELKTSAQSIKAYEQKTYYMGNWKPEYDRWVDMLAGLSNGPGKERVAWNSALLYDMIATQPVVYEFKDLRVPTTLFIGTGDTTAPGSDTAPPEVKKAVGNYSVLGKEAAKQIPGATLIEFDGMGHAPQMEDPARFHAALLKDLRS is encoded by the coding sequence ATGCCTAAGAAAATCTCACGTTGTGTGCTGGCCGCCCTGCTCTTCAGCGGGACAGCTGCAGCGGCAGAATACGGTGAACACCTGGAGGGTTTTAGCTACCCCTGGGAACTCAAAAAGTTTGATTTTCAGTCGCAGAAGCAGCCGCTCAGCATGGGCTACATGGATCTTCAGGCGGATAAGCCCAACGGTCACACGGTCGTGCTCCTGCACGGCAAAAACTTCTGCGCCGCCACCTGGGAGGAGACAATCCGCGTCCTGCACGATGCCGGGTATCGGGTCGTCGCCCCGGATCAGATTGGCTTCTGCACCTCTACCAAGCCCGCCAGCTATCAGTACAGCTTCCAGCAGTTGGCGCGCAATACCCATCAGCTGCTCGACTCGCTGGGGATCAAGAAAGCTACGGTGATAGGCCACTCTACCGGCGGGATGCTGGCCACCCGCTACGCCCTGATGTACCCGCAGCAGACCGAGAAGCTGGTGATGGTCAACCCCATCGGCCTTGAGGACTGGAAAGCCAAAGGCGTGCCCTACCGCAGCGTTGACGAGTGGTATCAGCGGGAGCTAAAAACCAGCGCCCAGAGCATCAAAGCCTATGAGCAGAAGACCTACTACATGGGCAACTGGAAGCCGGAGTATGACAGGTGGGTCGATATGCTGGCCGGGCTAAGCAACGGGCCGGGTAAGGAGCGCGTAGCGTGGAATTCCGCCCTGCTCTACGACATGATCGCTACCCAGCCGGTGGTCTATGAGTTTAAGGATCTGCGGGTACCGACGACGCTGTTTATCGGCACCGGGGATACTACTGCCCCAGGCAGCGATACCGCGCCGCCGGAGGTGAAAAAAGCCGTGGGTAACTATAGCGTGCTGGGCAAAGAGGCCGCGAAGCAGATCCCTGGCGCGACGCTGATAGAGTTTGACGGCATGGGCCACGCCCCGCAGATGGAAGATCCGGCGCGCTTCCACGCGGCATTGCTTAAAGATTTACGATCGTAA
- a CDS encoding SDR family NAD(P)-dependent oxidoreductase codes for MKIDLTGKVALVTASTAGIGFAIARGLAESGAEVILNGRSQESVNQGIQQLQQAVPGVEVRATIADLSTPEGVESVLKTAASVDILVNNAGIYGPSDFSATDDATWDTYWQTNVMSGVRLARALLPGMVKKGWGRVVFISSESALNIPADMIHYGVTKTAQLSLARGLAKYVAGSGVTVNSVLPGPTLSDGFAAMMQSEIDKTGKSLETVATEFVKANRPTSVIQRAATVDEVANMVVYVCSTQASATSGAALRVDGGVVDDIV; via the coding sequence ATGAAGATTGATTTAACAGGCAAAGTTGCGCTGGTGACGGCGTCTACCGCCGGGATTGGATTTGCGATTGCGCGCGGGCTGGCGGAGAGCGGTGCGGAAGTGATCCTCAACGGTCGCAGCCAGGAGAGCGTTAACCAGGGCATTCAGCAGCTGCAGCAGGCGGTGCCGGGTGTAGAGGTGCGGGCCACTATCGCCGATCTCAGCACGCCTGAAGGCGTTGAATCAGTACTGAAAACCGCCGCGTCCGTGGATATCCTGGTTAACAATGCCGGCATCTACGGCCCGTCCGATTTCAGCGCCACCGACGACGCCACCTGGGATACGTACTGGCAAACCAACGTGATGTCCGGCGTTCGCCTGGCGCGCGCCCTGCTGCCGGGGATGGTGAAGAAGGGCTGGGGCCGGGTGGTCTTTATCTCTTCTGAATCGGCGCTGAACATTCCGGCGGATATGATCCACTACGGCGTCACCAAAACGGCGCAGCTCTCCCTGGCGCGCGGGCTGGCAAAATACGTGGCGGGCAGCGGCGTGACGGTCAACAGCGTGCTGCCGGGCCCAACGCTTTCCGACGGCTTTGCCGCCATGATGCAGAGCGAAATAGACAAAACCGGCAAATCGCTGGAGACGGTCGCCACCGAGTTTGTGAAAGCCAACCGTCCTACCTCGGTGATCCAGCGTGCCGCCACGGTGGATGAAGTTGCCAATATGGTGGTTTACGTCTGCTCAACCCAGGCCTCGGCGACCTCCGGCGCGGCGCTGCGCGTCGACGGTGGCGTGGTAGACGATATTGTATAA
- a CDS encoding LysR family transcriptional regulator produces MHKTTLEQWSLLEKVIELGSFAKAAEETHRSQSSVSYNLALLQERLGIALLVPEGRRAVLTPAGELLLTQVKPLLKAFAYVETRASTLRNGMRTRLDLVVDSIFPRSHLFAILRQFQQRYPQTQVHLTEAQENVALPAHSEADVMILPRRQDMTGRGEWLMNVDFIAVAHRDHPLFALSTLDDETLSAWPLIRIAGSDSAQQSTSEAWTFSTIDAAIDAVMYQVGYGWLPEERIREQLEAGVLKTLPLGHGVRRATPLHLIVKKDLMPLDEQVETLLKLLTSAK; encoded by the coding sequence ATGCACAAGACAACCCTTGAGCAGTGGTCACTGCTGGAAAAAGTGATTGAGCTGGGCAGCTTTGCCAAAGCCGCCGAAGAGACGCACCGCAGCCAGTCGTCAGTGAGCTACAACCTGGCGCTGTTGCAAGAGCGTTTGGGCATCGCGCTGCTCGTGCCGGAAGGCCGACGCGCTGTGTTAACGCCTGCCGGGGAGCTGCTGTTAACCCAGGTTAAGCCCTTGCTGAAGGCCTTTGCCTATGTCGAAACGCGTGCGTCAACCTTGCGTAACGGTATGCGCACTCGCCTTGATTTGGTGGTCGACAGCATCTTTCCCCGCAGCCATCTGTTTGCCATCTTGCGTCAGTTTCAGCAGCGCTATCCCCAGACGCAGGTGCATCTCACCGAAGCCCAGGAAAACGTTGCCCTACCCGCGCACAGTGAAGCCGACGTGATGATCCTGCCGCGCCGTCAGGATATGACCGGACGCGGGGAGTGGCTGATGAACGTGGATTTCATCGCCGTGGCCCACCGCGACCATCCGCTCTTTGCATTGAGTACGTTAGATGACGAAACGCTCTCTGCCTGGCCGCTGATCCGCATCGCCGGAAGTGACAGTGCTCAGCAGTCCACCAGCGAAGCCTGGACCTTCTCAACCATCGATGCCGCGATTGACGCAGTAATGTATCAGGTGGGGTATGGCTGGCTACCGGAAGAGCGGATCCGCGAGCAGCTGGAGGCGGGCGTCTTAAAAACGCTGCCCCTCGGCCATGGCGTGCGCCGCGCTACGCCCCTGCACCTGATTGTAAAGAAAGACTTAATGCCCCTCGATGAGCAGGTTGAGACGCTACTGAAACTCCTGACGTCTGCTAAGTAG
- a CDS encoding phenolic acid decarboxylase has translation MNSFDKHDLSGFVGKHLVYTYDNGWNYEIYVKNESTLDYRIHSGIVGNRWVKDQHAWIVRVGESTYKISWTEPTGTDVSLIVNLGDRLFHGTIFFPRWVINNPEKTVCFQNDHIPLMESYREAGPAYPTEVIDEFATITFVRDCGANNDSVIDCAASELPENFPENLK, from the coding sequence ATGAACAGCTTTGATAAACACGATCTGAGTGGATTTGTCGGTAAACACCTGGTTTACACCTACGACAACGGCTGGAATTACGAGATTTATGTGAAAAACGAGTCGACGCTGGACTACCGTATTCATAGCGGGATTGTTGGCAATCGCTGGGTGAAAGATCAGCATGCCTGGATCGTGCGGGTAGGTGAGAGCACCTACAAAATTTCCTGGACCGAGCCGACCGGTACCGACGTTAGCTTGATTGTTAACCTCGGTGACCGGCTGTTCCACGGGACGATCTTTTTCCCGCGCTGGGTCATAAACAATCCGGAAAAAACCGTCTGTTTCCAGAACGATCATATTCCGCTTATGGAGTCATATCGCGAGGCGGGGCCTGCTTACCCAACGGAGGTGATCGATGAGTTCGCGACCATCACCTTTGTGCGCGACTGCGGGGCAAATAACGACAGCGTCATCGACTGTGCAGCCAGCGAGCTGCCAGAGAACTTCCCGGAAAACCTGAAGTAG
- a CDS encoding AI-2E family transporter: MLNILPEKSGDKAGLHILVKLAALVIILAGIHAAADIIVQLLLALFFAIVLNPLVTWFLRRGIKRPLAITIVVVVMLVVLTALFGVLAASTTDFINLLPKYNRELTRKIVALQQALPFLNLHISPERMLQRMDSDKMMTFATTLMAQLSNAMASVVLLVMTVVFMLFEVRHVPYKLRFALNNPQIHIAGLHRALKGVSHYLALKTLISLWTGVIIWLGLMLLDVQFALMWGVLAFLLNYVPNIGSVLSAIPPMIQALLFNGYYEFFMVGALFLVVHMLLGNILEPRMMGHRLGMSTLVVFLSLLVWGWLLGPVGMLLSVPLTSVCKIWMETTKGGSKLAILLGPGRPKSRLPG, from the coding sequence ATGCTCAACATATTGCCTGAAAAATCTGGTGATAAAGCAGGACTGCACATTCTTGTCAAACTGGCCGCGCTGGTGATTATCCTTGCGGGTATCCATGCGGCGGCCGATATTATCGTCCAGCTTTTGCTGGCGCTCTTCTTTGCTATCGTCCTTAATCCTCTGGTCACCTGGTTTTTACGTCGTGGAATTAAACGCCCCCTCGCAATAACTATCGTGGTGGTGGTGATGCTGGTGGTGCTTACCGCCCTGTTTGGCGTGCTCGCTGCCTCGACAACCGACTTTATTAACCTGCTACCGAAATATAACCGGGAGTTAACGCGCAAAATTGTCGCCCTACAGCAGGCGCTGCCTTTTTTGAATCTGCACATCTCGCCGGAGCGTATGCTGCAGCGCATGGACTCCGATAAGATGATGACCTTCGCCACCACGCTGATGGCGCAACTCTCCAACGCCATGGCCAGCGTCGTTCTGCTGGTAATGACGGTGGTGTTCATGCTGTTTGAAGTTCGTCACGTGCCCTACAAGCTGCGCTTCGCGCTGAATAATCCGCAGATCCACATCGCGGGCCTGCACCGGGCGTTGAAAGGCGTTTCGCACTATCTGGCGCTCAAGACGCTCATTAGCCTGTGGACCGGGGTGATTATCTGGCTGGGGCTGATGCTGCTGGATGTCCAGTTTGCCCTGATGTGGGGCGTGTTGGCATTCCTGCTGAACTACGTGCCCAATATCGGCTCCGTGCTATCGGCCATTCCGCCGATGATCCAGGCGCTGCTGTTCAACGGCTACTATGAATTTTTCATGGTCGGCGCGCTCTTCCTGGTGGTGCATATGCTGTTGGGCAACATTCTTGAACCGCGCATGATGGGTCATCGGCTGGGGATGTCTACGCTGGTGGTGTTCCTCTCGCTGCTGGTGTGGGGATGGCTGCTGGGACCGGTGGGCATGCTTCTCTCGGTGCCGCTCACCAGCGTGTGTAAAATTTGGATGGAGACCACCAAAGGGGGCAGTAAGCTGGCCATCCTGCTGGGTCCAGGACGGCCAAAAAGCCGACTGCCGGGCTAG
- a CDS encoding MFS transporter, translated as MPEPVADPALSGVRLNLRIISVVIFNFASYFIIGLPLAVLPGYVHDVMGFSAFWAGLVISLQYFATLLSRPHAGRYADSLGPKKIVLFGLCGCFLSGVGYLLASIGSGWPIVSLTLLCVGRVILGVGQSFAGTGSTLWGVGTVGSLHIGKVISWNGIASYGAMALGAPLGVLCFHYVGLTGLSLTIMAVALVAFLFALTRPAVKVRKGKPLPFRDVLGRIWLYGMALALGSAGFGVIATFITLFYDAKGWDGTAFALTLFSCAFIGARLFFPNSISRLGGLNVALICFAVETLGLMLTGLASAPWMAKVGVLLAGAGFSLVFPALGVVAVKAVPQQNQGAALATYTVFMDLALGITGPAAGLLMAWTGISSIYIAAAGLVAVALLLAWQLKKRPPLETVSES; from the coding sequence ATGCCTGAACCCGTCGCCGACCCGGCGCTAAGCGGAGTGCGCCTTAACCTGCGCATTATCTCCGTCGTTATATTTAACTTCGCAAGTTACTTCATTATTGGTCTGCCGCTGGCCGTACTGCCGGGCTATGTTCACGACGTTATGGGGTTTAGCGCCTTCTGGGCGGGGCTGGTGATCAGCCTGCAATATTTCGCCACGCTCCTGAGCCGCCCGCACGCCGGGCGCTATGCCGATAGTCTGGGGCCAAAAAAGATCGTGCTCTTTGGCCTGTGCGGCTGCTTTCTGAGCGGCGTCGGCTACCTGCTGGCGAGTATAGGCAGCGGCTGGCCCATCGTCAGCCTGACACTGCTCTGCGTCGGCAGGGTGATCCTCGGCGTAGGTCAGAGCTTTGCCGGTACCGGCTCGACGCTCTGGGGCGTAGGAACGGTGGGGTCGCTGCACATCGGCAAGGTCATCTCCTGGAACGGTATCGCCTCCTATGGTGCGATGGCGCTCGGCGCACCGCTGGGTGTGCTCTGCTTTCACTACGTTGGCCTGACCGGACTGTCCCTCACCATCATGGCCGTGGCGCTGGTGGCGTTCCTCTTTGCCCTGACTCGTCCGGCGGTAAAGGTGAGGAAAGGCAAGCCGCTGCCGTTTCGCGACGTACTGGGGCGGATCTGGCTCTACGGCATGGCACTGGCGCTGGGCTCTGCCGGATTTGGCGTCATCGCTACCTTTATTACCCTTTTCTATGATGCGAAAGGCTGGGACGGTACGGCCTTTGCTCTGACGCTCTTTAGCTGTGCATTTATCGGCGCGCGCCTCTTTTTCCCCAATAGCATCAGCCGGTTAGGTGGCCTCAACGTGGCGCTGATCTGCTTTGCGGTTGAGACGCTGGGATTAATGCTCACCGGCCTTGCCTCTGCGCCCTGGATGGCGAAAGTCGGCGTGCTGCTGGCGGGGGCGGGGTTCTCGCTGGTCTTCCCGGCGCTGGGCGTCGTGGCGGTTAAAGCGGTGCCGCAGCAGAATCAGGGCGCGGCGCTGGCGACCTATACGGTGTTTATGGACCTGGCCCTGGGCATCACCGGGCCGGCGGCCGGGCTGCTGATGGCGTGGACCGGTATCTCGTCAATCTATATTGCGGCGGCAGGGCTGGTAGCAGTGGCGTTGCTGCTGGCGTGGCAGTTAAAAAAACGGCCTCCGTTGGAGACCGTTTCAGAATCGTAG
- a CDS encoding DcrB family lipoprotein: MRNLVKYVGIGLLVLGLAACDNNDAKTPAQGAASESNATGQPVSLLDGKVTFSLPADMSDQSGKLGTQANNMHVYSDATGQKAVIVIVGDTTNEELPVLTKRLEEQQRSRDPQLQVVTNKSIEVKGHTLQQLDSIISAKGQTAWSSVVLGKVDGKLLTIQVTLPAENQQQAQSAAENIINTIVIN; encoded by the coding sequence ATGCGCAATCTGGTTAAGTACGTCGGGATTGGCCTGCTGGTGTTAGGGCTGGCGGCCTGTGATAACAACGATGCGAAAACGCCTGCACAGGGTGCCGCGTCGGAGAGCAACGCGACCGGTCAGCCGGTGAGCCTGCTGGATGGCAAGGTGACCTTCTCCCTGCCTGCCGACATGAGCGATCAGAGCGGCAAGCTGGGTACCCAGGCGAATAATATGCACGTCTACTCCGACGCCACCGGCCAGAAAGCGGTGATTGTGATCGTTGGCGATACCACCAATGAAGAGCTGCCGGTGCTGACGAAACGTCTGGAAGAGCAGCAGCGCAGCCGCGATCCGCAGCTGCAGGTGGTGACCAATAAATCCATCGAGGTGAAAGGTCATACGCTGCAGCAGTTGGACAGCATCATCTCCGCAAAAGGCCAGACCGCCTGGTCCTCCGTGGTGCTGGGTAAGGTTGATGGCAAGCTGCTGACCATCCAGGTCACGCTGCCAGCAGAAAACCAGCAGCAGGCGCAGAGCGCAGCAGAGAATATTATCAACACCATCGTGATTAACTAA
- a CDS encoding 7-cyano-7-deazaguanine/7-aminomethyl-7-deazaguanine transporter, translating to MTQFSQSQRMKALFWLSLFHLLVITSSNYLVQLPISVFGFHTTWGAFSFPFIFLATDLTVRIFGAPLARRIIFAVMIPALIISYIVSSLFYMGSWQGFGALTHFNLFVARIAAASFMAYTLGQILDVRVFNRLRQNRRWWLAPTASTVFGNASDTVAFFFIAFWRSPDAFMAQHWTEIALVDYSFKVLISILFFLPMYGVLLNMCLKKLADKSEISALQTS from the coding sequence ATGACGCAGTTCTCGCAATCTCAGCGCATGAAGGCGCTGTTCTGGCTATCGCTTTTTCATCTGCTGGTGATCACCTCCAGCAACTACCTGGTACAGCTGCCGATCTCGGTGTTTGGTTTCCATACCACCTGGGGCGCGTTTAGCTTTCCCTTTATCTTCCTCGCCACCGACCTGACCGTGCGTATTTTTGGCGCACCGCTCGCCCGGCGGATCATCTTTGCCGTCATGATCCCGGCACTGATTATCTCCTACATCGTCTCGTCGCTGTTTTATATGGGCAGCTGGCAGGGCTTTGGCGCACTGACACACTTTAACCTGTTTGTCGCCCGCATCGCCGCCGCCAGCTTTATGGCGTACACCCTGGGGCAGATCCTCGACGTGCGCGTCTTTAACCGCCTGCGTCAGAATCGCCGCTGGTGGCTGGCTCCGACCGCCTCCACCGTGTTCGGTAACGCCAGCGATACCGTTGCCTTCTTCTTTATCGCCTTCTGGCGTAGTCCGGACGCGTTTATGGCCCAGCACTGGACCGAAATCGCGCTGGTGGACTACAGCTTTAAGGTGCTTATCAGCATTCTGTTCTTCCTGCCGATGTATGGTGTATTGCTGAATATGTGCCTGAAAAAGCTGGCGGATAAATCTGAAATTTCTGCGTTGCAGACCAGTTAA
- the tusA gene encoding sulfurtransferase TusA, translating into MTDLFTTPDHTLDAQGLRCPEPVMMVRKTVRTMQAGETLLIIADDPATTRDIPGFCRFMEHELVAQQVEALPYRYLLRKGQ; encoded by the coding sequence ATGACCGATCTCTTTACTACGCCAGACCATACCCTTGACGCTCAGGGGCTGCGCTGCCCGGAACCCGTGATGATGGTACGTAAAACTGTACGCACCATGCAGGCCGGGGAAACCTTATTGATTATCGCCGACGATCCCGCTACCACGCGCGATATTCCCGGATTTTGCCGCTTTATGGAGCACGAGCTGGTCGCCCAGCAGGTAGAGGCGCTGCCGTACCGTTATCTGCTACGTAAAGGGCAGTAG